Below is a genomic region from Corallococcus macrosporus.
GACGGCGATGGCCCTCGCCCGCGACGCCAGCCCCCCGTACGTCAGCGCCCCTTCCTCACCCTCCTCCAGGAAGGTGTAGAGCCGCGCCTCCGCCGCCCCCTGGACCCGTGCCTCGAGAAGATCCAGCAAGGTCGCAAAAGACGACGCGTGGCTCGCCAAGAGCATGTTCGACGTTCCTCAAGGTGGCTGGCGGTGCAGGCCCTGCCGGGGGGTTGGACCTGCACGAAAAGGCCATTGTTTTATCGCTAAACAAACCGAGCGAGAAATGCGCTGTCGGTAGTTCTTGATTTTCTCTGAAGCTGTGAAAGCGAACGTCAAGACAGACCCGGATTCCCTGTAACGTTCCCGGTCACAGCTCGGGATTCCCAGGCTCTGGCTGCCCTTCCCCGGTCCTGGCAGGGAAGCCGGTGCCTTGAAGTCAGCCGGGGAATCATCAACATTGCCGGCACACGCGTGCTTCCGGGCTTGCCCGGGCGCCTGCTCGCTCACACTGCCGGCAACATCTCCCCCGCGCCGGGCCGAAGGGCCCCGGCGGACGCCCCCGCGAGGCCCCCATGCTCGACCGTCCGATGTACCTGAAGCCCGATGTCGCCATCGAGCCCCTGTTCAACCAGTGGTACGTCTGGTGGTACCTCATCTCCCCCGCCACGGCGCCGCTGTTCGTGTCCCGCCTGCACCTGAAGCTGATGCAGTCGTTCGTCGCGAACCCGGACGTGCACGTGGCCGCGCTGCAGAACCCGGCGCTGATGGGCGGCCCCTTCATCAACCACCCCGTGTCGCGCGTGGGGGACGTGAAGGCGCTGCTGGAGCGCACCACCCGTGATCACGCGGACATGCTGGCCTACACCAAGGCCGTGTCGGACCTGGAGCAGCTCCTGGCCAGCTCCAAGGGCGAGTCGCTGGAGCCGCTCTACGCCAAGGTGCCGGAGATGCTCAAAGGCTACGTGGAGCTCACGTACGACCTGGCCCACCGGGCCAACGCCCGCATCATGGAGCCGCTGCTCTACCGCAGCAGCCTCTACAAGGAGTCGTCGCAGAGCATCTCGCTGATGCGCGTCTCCGGCGACGCCCGCAAGTACGTCTTCAGCACCCCGCGCCTGGAGGGTGACTCGCCCTTGTGGCTCCAGGTGCCCTTCCGGCACGAGGGCATCGACGCGCTCTTCCGCATGCGCCACACGCCGGGCAGCCCCGGCCAGGTGGCGGAGATGCTGGGCGTGCCCTCCTCCGCGGCGGACGCGTTCGCGGACCTCTTCACGGAAACCGCCCCGCGCAAGCCCGAGCCCTACACCGGCCCCGGCGTGCGCGTGCGCTACTTCGGCCACGCGTGCGTGCTGATGGAGACGCGGGAGGTGTCCGTCCTCACCGACCCCGTCATCAGCTACGAGTTCCCCACGGAGCAGCAGCGCTTCACCCACGCGGACCTGCCGGAGAAGATCGACTACGTCCTCATCACGCACGGCCATGCGGACCACCTGATGATGGAGACGCTGCTGCAGCTGCGTCACCGCATCGGCACCATCGTCGTGCCCCGCGCGAACGCGTACTCGCTGGCGGATCCGTCGCTGCGTCTGGTGCTGGAGAAGACGGGCTTCCGCAACGTGATTGAGATCGACGACCTGCAGGAGATCTCCATCCCCGGCGGGTCGCTGATGGGCATTCCCTTCATCGGCGAGCACAGCGACCTGGCGGTGCAGGCGAAGACGGCGCACCTGGTGCGGCTGGCCGGCCGCTCCATGCTGATGGCCGCGGACTCCAACGCGCTGGAGCCGCGCATGTACCAGCACCTGGCGCAACTGG
It encodes:
- a CDS encoding MBL fold metallo-hydrolase; translation: MLDRPMYLKPDVAIEPLFNQWYVWWYLISPATAPLFVSRLHLKLMQSFVANPDVHVAALQNPALMGGPFINHPVSRVGDVKALLERTTRDHADMLAYTKAVSDLEQLLASSKGESLEPLYAKVPEMLKGYVELTYDLAHRANARIMEPLLYRSSLYKESSQSISLMRVSGDARKYVFSTPRLEGDSPLWLQVPFRHEGIDALFRMRHTPGSPGQVAEMLGVPSSAADAFADLFTETAPRKPEPYTGPGVRVRYFGHACVLMETREVSVLTDPVISYEFPTEQQRFTHADLPEKIDYVLITHGHADHLMMETLLQLRHRIGTIVVPRANAYSLADPSLRLVLEKTGFRNVIEIDDLQEISIPGGSLMGIPFIGEHSDLAVQAKTAHLVRLAGRSMLMAADSNALEPRMYQHLAQLVGPLDALYLGMECEGGPMSWMYGPLLSQPLPRKMDQSRRLNGSDSARATEILNHLNPREVFVYAMGQEPWLRHVMVLQYDETAPQMIESNKFIEVCRGRSIPAARPFLTMERVLE